A stretch of Lactuca sativa cultivar Salinas chromosome 6, Lsat_Salinas_v11, whole genome shotgun sequence DNA encodes these proteins:
- the LOC111909358 gene encoding probable glycosyltransferase At5g03795, producing MARSFFLLYSLSRRRVSDSLRSLFFIPTALALTTSLFILFYISSTSNIFTSHLHHRNSRLHFLQNPIGVSLKTHANQPQSSLDFDSPVSDLGHTADHAGAAKPSPSSNGRGVEDENVFHDRDIFKEDYIKMNTTFKIFVYPHQRSDPFANVLLPVDFEPEGNYASESFFKKSLNNSHFITKDPSIADLFFLPFSIARLRHDPRIGIDGIQDFIKEYVFNISHKYPYWNRTGGADHFYVSCHSIGRVAINKADEVKRNAIQVVCSSSYFQSAYVPHKDASLPQIWPRIEDDPRNITSSQRKKLAFFAGSINSPVREKLLKTWQNNTQIYVHSGRLNTSYEASLLDSKFCFHVKGYAVNTARIGDALYHGCVPVIIANHYDLPFADILNWKSFSIIIATLDIPSLQRILNGISNDEYAKLQSNVLDVRKHFRWHSVPIDYDAFYMVMYELWLRRSSIRVPLS from the exons ATGGCACGTTCGTTTTTCTTACTATACTCACTCTCCCGCCGGCGAGTCTCCGATTCACTTAGAAGCTTGTTCTTCATACCCACCGCCTTAGCTCTCACTACATCTCTCTTCATTCTCTTCTACATTTCATCAACCTCTAACATCTTCACCTCTCATCTTCATCATCGCAATTCTCGTCTTCATTTCCTTCAAAACCCTATTGGGGTTTCTCTCAAAACTCACGCAAATCAGCCCCAATCTAGTCTCGATTTTGACTCCCCGGTTTCCGATTTGGGGCATACGGCGGATCACGCCGGAGCTGCGAAACCTTCACCCAGCTCCAATG GAAGAGGTGTTGAAGATGAAAATGTCTTCCATGATCGAGACATCTTCAAAGAAGACTACATCAAAATGAACACGACTTTCAAAATTTTCGTCTACCCGCATCAAAGATCCGACCCGTTCGCAAATGTCCTATTACCAGTGGATTTCGAACCCGAAGGCAACTACGCAAGCGAAAGTTTCTTCAAGAAATCACTCAACAACAGTCATTTCATAACCAAAGATCCCTCAATAGCAGATCTATTCTTTCTACCCTTTTCAATTGCAAGATTACGACATGATCCAAGGATCGGAATCGATGGTATCCAGGATTTCATCAAAGAATACGTTTTTAACATCAGCCATAAATACCCATACTGGAATCGAACCGGTGGTGCTGACCATTTCTATGTTTCTTGCCATTCAATCGGACGTGTCGCCATTAACAAAGCAGATGAAGTTAAACGAAACGCGATTCAAGTCGTGTGTTCTTCGAGCTACTTCCAGTCTGCTTATGTCCCTCATAAAGACGCATCTTTGCCACAAATTTGGCCTCGCATAGAAGATGATCCCCGTAATATTACATCATCCCAAAG GAAGAAACTAGCTTTTTTTGCAGGATCTATCAACTCTCCTGTTCGTGAAAAActcttgaaaacatggcaaaacAATACACAAATATATGTGCATTCGGGACGCCTAAACACATCTTATGAAGCCTCACTTTTGGATAGCAAGTTTTGTTTTCATGTGAAGGGGTATGCAGTTAACACAGCTCGCATAGGTGATGCATTGTATCATGGTTGTGTCCCTGTGATTATAGCAAACCACTATGATCTCCCATTTGCTGACATTTTAAATTGGAAAAGCTTCTCGATAATCATCGCGACATTAGATATACCATCTTTACAGAGGATTCTTAATGGTATAAGTAATGATGAGTATGCAAAGTTGCAAAGTAATGTTCTTGATGTTAGAAAACATTTTAGATGGCATAGTGTTCCTATTGATTATGATGCTTTTTACATGGTTATGTACGAATTATGGCTTCGAAGAAGCTCTATTAGGGTTCCGTTGAGTTAA